The following are encoded in a window of Lactobacillus panisapium genomic DNA:
- a CDS encoding S1C family serine protease codes for MDNRNSGRKQNGLVKTAIVGVVAGLIGGGASYVALDQINNANLNNNAQTTISSNSAKTSKNSAKTSGVMTPAYNDVKGAVVSVINLKRQSSSSSNSIFDIFGDDKDDNARGKGRLQTYSEGSGVIYMKSNNKGYIVTNNHVVSGSDKVQVMLSNGKTVNARIVGTDATTDLAVLAIDGQYVTQTAEFGDSKSLQAGQTVIAVGSPLGSEYASTVTQGIISAPARSITSSSANQQTVIQTDAAINPGNSGGALVNSAGQVIGINSMKLSQSSDGTSVEGMGFAIPSNEVVNIVNQLVKKGKIVRPQLGIKVIALQGIPSSYRKHLNIKSNLKSGIYIAGVNKNSAAANAGVKVGDVIIKVDNKVITDVASLHTILYNHKIGDTVTLTVNRGGKEINLHAKLEAN; via the coding sequence ATGGACAATCGAAATTCTGGACGCAAGCAAAATGGTCTGGTTAAAACTGCCATTGTTGGTGTTGTCGCAGGTTTAATTGGGGGCGGCGCTTCCTATGTTGCCCTGGATCAAATTAACAATGCAAATCTGAATAATAATGCACAGACGACTATTAGTTCTAATAGTGCAAAAACATCAAAAAATAGTGCAAAAACTAGTGGTGTAATGACGCCGGCATATAATGACGTGAAGGGTGCTGTTGTTTCCGTTATTAATTTGAAACGACAATCAAGTAGTAGCAGCAATTCGATCTTTGATATTTTCGGTGATGACAAAGATGATAATGCTAGAGGCAAAGGCCGGCTGCAAACATACAGTGAAGGCTCAGGTGTTATCTACATGAAGTCAAATAACAAAGGCTACATTGTTACTAATAATCACGTTGTTTCTGGCAGTGATAAAGTTCAGGTTATGTTGTCAAACGGTAAAACCGTGAACGCTAGAATTGTCGGAACCGATGCTACGACTGACTTAGCTGTTTTAGCAATTGATGGGCAATACGTAACGCAAACGGCTGAATTTGGCGATTCCAAGAGTCTGCAAGCAGGGCAAACAGTTATTGCGGTTGGCTCACCATTAGGAAGCGAATATGCATCCACAGTCACTCAGGGGATTATTTCGGCACCAGCGCGTAGTATTACCTCTTCATCGGCTAACCAGCAAACAGTTATTCAGACTGATGCCGCAATCAATCCGGGTAATTCCGGTGGGGCACTGGTTAACTCCGCTGGTCAGGTTATTGGAATCAACTCAATGAAACTATCGCAATCAAGTGATGGGACTTCCGTTGAAGGAATGGGCTTTGCTATTCCGTCTAATGAGGTTGTGAACATTGTTAACCAACTGGTAAAGAAGGGTAAAATTGTCCGGCCGCAGCTTGGAATCAAAGTAATTGCACTGCAAGGAATTCCTTCAAGCTACCGTAAACACCTCAATATTAAGTCCAACTTGAAGAGCGGCATTTACATTGCGGGTGTGAATAAAAATAGTGCGGCAGCTAATGCAGGAGTTAAAGTTGGCGATGTAATAATAAAAGTTGACAATAAGGTTATTACAGATGTTGCATCGTTACACACCATTTTGTATAATCATAAAATCGGTGATACGGTGACTTTAACGGTTAACCGCGGTGGAAAAGAAATTAATTTACATGCAAAACTTGAAGCAAATTAA
- a CDS encoding MBL fold metallo-hydrolase yields MRVSVLASGSTGNTSLIETGQHKILMDAGLSGKKIKTLLGEVGVDINDIDMAFLSHDHSDHSKGLGVLMRRYPRIAAFANSGTWEYLSESHKIGQIPVQQMNIIEPGQTKTFGDLDVTAFATSHDAAEPQYYVFSSAGKRMAFLTDTGYVSQKVKAVIEDADAYMMEFNYDDMMLRNGPYSWSLKQRILSDVGHLSNDDAGQALLDVVSNKTKHIFLAHRSQHNNTAKLAYDAAKQILVNGDANLPSDVKIMLTDPDEPTNLEQI; encoded by the coding sequence GTGCGGGTTTCTGTTTTAGCTAGTGGATCGACTGGTAATACCAGTTTGATTGAAACTGGCCAGCATAAAATCCTGATGGATGCTGGCTTATCTGGTAAGAAAATCAAAACGTTATTAGGAGAAGTAGGAGTTGATATTAACGACATTGATATGGCCTTTTTAAGCCATGATCATTCTGATCACAGTAAAGGACTTGGGGTATTAATGCGCCGCTATCCGAGAATTGCGGCATTTGCCAACAGTGGAACATGGGAATATTTAAGTGAGTCGCACAAAATTGGTCAAATTCCCGTCCAGCAAATGAATATTATTGAACCCGGACAAACGAAGACTTTTGGTGATCTTGACGTAACTGCTTTTGCCACTAGCCATGATGCTGCCGAACCGCAGTATTACGTCTTTTCTAGTGCTGGCAAAAGGATGGCCTTTTTGACGGATACAGGTTATGTATCGCAAAAAGTCAAAGCGGTAATTGAAGATGCCGATGCTTATATGATGGAATTTAATTATGATGATATGATGCTCCGTAATGGTCCGTATTCATGGTCTTTAAAACAGCGAATTTTGTCTGATGTCGGCCACTTATCCAATGATGATGCGGGGCAAGCACTACTTGATGTGGTTTCTAATAAAACAAAACATATTTTTTTAGCACACCGCAGTCAGCACAATAATACAGCTAAGTTGGCCTACGATGCCGCTAAGCAAATCCTAGTCAATGGCGATGCTAATTTACCAAGTGATGTTAAAATTATGTTAACGGATCCAGACGAGCCGACTAATTTAGAACAAATTTAA
- a CDS encoding alpha/beta hydrolase: MGKKTSRWLFGILLLLLIGIGLLSWRQKQQKVAVSSSTAITQNQQKTAAHQDTIPTIYLHGYGAGARSTNSMITYAEEHDNAHRVLTATISRSGQVKLSGSWPKNTKRPLIQVVLKDNTNNDYFVTREWIHNLLLLLKRKYHISRYNTVAHSMGNLTFLFYQIKYGQNNALPKLKKQVNLGAPFNGIIGMDDQPNRNRLEKAGKPKYSSSTYQYLLEHRKDYPRGVDILNIFGNKEDGTNSDDAVSVTSARSLRYLVETRAASYHEIEVKGPGGQHSKLHENKAVAKKIDQFLWHN, translated from the coding sequence ATGGGTAAAAAAACTTCTCGCTGGCTATTTGGAATATTATTATTGCTATTAATCGGAATAGGCTTATTATCTTGGCGCCAAAAGCAACAAAAGGTTGCCGTGTCATCTTCTACAGCAATAACGCAAAACCAGCAAAAAACTGCCGCACACCAAGACACCATTCCAACAATCTATTTGCATGGTTATGGTGCAGGCGCACGGTCAACTAACAGCATGATTACTTACGCTGAAGAGCATGACAATGCACATCGAGTTTTGACAGCCACAATTTCACGAAGTGGCCAAGTTAAGCTCTCAGGTTCCTGGCCCAAGAATACTAAAAGGCCACTAATTCAAGTTGTGTTAAAAGATAATACCAACAACGACTACTTTGTAACCCGTGAATGGATTCATAATTTGCTCTTACTGCTTAAGCGTAAATATCACATCAGTCGCTATAATACTGTTGCTCATTCAATGGGCAACTTAACGTTTTTGTTTTATCAAATAAAGTATGGGCAAAATAATGCGTTGCCGAAGCTCAAAAAGCAAGTTAATTTAGGCGCACCTTTTAACGGGATTATTGGCATGGATGACCAGCCTAATCGTAACCGCCTTGAAAAAGCGGGCAAGCCGAAATATTCTTCTTCCACCTACCAATACTTATTAGAGCATCGCAAGGACTATCCAAGAGGGGTAGACATTTTAAATATTTTTGGCAATAAAGAAGATGGCACAAATTCAGATGATGCGGTGAGCGTCACCTCTGCCCGTTCTTTACGCTACTTAGTAGAAACAAGAGCCGCTAGCTATCATGAAATTGAAGTTAAGGGCCCCGGTGGTCAGCATAGCAAATTACACGAGAATAAAGCAGTCGCTAAGAAGATTGACCAATTTTTGTGGCATAACTAA
- a CDS encoding family 43 glycosylhydrolase — protein sequence MEKKATNKHEIYYQPKDVWVGDIMPYAKDGKFYIYHQRDERINGPITDPFGWSLATTTDFVHYQDFGEVLKRGSDQDWDQFIYAGSVFEAKGTIHAFYTGYNKEFLKANKPSQILLHATSNDFVHWTKSANALQLKPQPGYDDRNWRDPAVIWDEENQEYLLILGARKGQDKHRLTGRLVKYTSPDLTNWQFKGDFWAPNLYTMFEMPQLFKMGDWWYLIYSEYSVKNKVFYRMSKSLSGPWLKPKDEAFDGRAYYAARTAFDGKRRVLFGWVPTKKANNDMNNYEWGGTFVPQEIYQRSDNTLGVRPIEEICTAFSSRKKLGNQELTAVDTLKKQVLIHNTGEHFYFHSTINFDETVSDFSIRLYQNPATDESYEFRFNLDEGQLTLDKNPCYRWYQMMDKGLNRPIKLKANHDYDLKLIVDDNILTIYLDGVALNARVYHKFGRELAVTVTNGRLKLRQSEFSNDYQK from the coding sequence ATGGAGAAAAAAGCAACTAATAAACATGAAATATATTATCAGCCTAAGGATGTGTGGGTTGGCGATATTATGCCTTACGCCAAAGACGGGAAATTTTATATTTACCACCAACGTGATGAACGAATAAATGGCCCGATTACGGATCCTTTCGGGTGGTCGCTGGCAACAACAACGGATTTTGTTCATTATCAAGATTTTGGTGAAGTGCTTAAAAGAGGTAGTGATCAGGACTGGGACCAATTTATTTATGCTGGATCGGTTTTTGAGGCCAAGGGAACAATTCACGCCTTTTATACCGGCTACAATAAGGAATTTTTGAAAGCAAATAAACCGTCACAGATTTTATTACATGCGACAAGTAACGATTTTGTTCATTGGACTAAGTCAGCTAACGCTTTACAACTGAAACCGCAGCCGGGTTATGACGATCGCAATTGGCGCGATCCTGCCGTGATTTGGGACGAAGAAAACCAAGAGTACCTGTTAATCTTGGGTGCACGCAAAGGTCAGGACAAGCACCGGCTAACGGGACGGCTAGTTAAATATACTTCACCTGATTTAACTAATTGGCAATTTAAGGGCGATTTTTGGGCCCCTAATTTATACACCATGTTTGAAATGCCGCAGCTATTTAAGATGGGTGATTGGTGGTACTTAATTTATTCCGAATACAGCGTTAAAAATAAGGTCTTTTACCGCATGAGCAAGTCTTTGTCCGGTCCTTGGCTTAAGCCCAAAGATGAGGCCTTTGATGGACGGGCATATTACGCTGCGAGAACAGCTTTTGACGGCAAGCGCCGAGTTTTGTTTGGCTGGGTACCAACTAAAAAAGCAAACAATGATATGAATAATTATGAATGGGGCGGTACGTTTGTCCCGCAAGAAATTTATCAGCGTTCGGACAATACGTTGGGCGTGCGACCAATTGAAGAAATTTGTACGGCCTTTTCTTCACGTAAGAAGCTTGGGAATCAAGAACTAACAGCAGTTGATACGTTGAAAAAGCAAGTTTTAATTCATAATACCGGTGAGCATTTCTACTTTCACAGTACGATTAACTTTGATGAAACGGTTAGTGATTTTTCAATTCGGCTGTATCAAAATCCTGCAACTGATGAATCTTACGAATTTAGGTTTAACTTGGATGAAGGGCAATTAACGCTTGACAAGAATCCATGCTATCGCTGGTACCAGATGATGGATAAGGGCCTTAACCGGCCAATCAAGCTCAAAGCTAACCATGATTATGATCTGAAGCTAATTGTGGATGATAATATCTTGACTATCTATCTTGACGGGGTGGCATTAAACGCACGCGTTTATCATAAATTCGGTCGAGAATTGGCGGTAACGGTCACTAATGGCCGGCTCAAGCTGCGACAAAGTGAATTTTCAAATGACTATCAAAAATAA
- the yycF gene encoding response regulator YycF, with protein MPKKILVVDDEKPISDIIKFNLTKEGFDVDTAYDGEEAIKKVDEYNPDLMILDLMLPKKDGLDVAREVRQTHDMPIIMVTAKDTEIDKVLGLEMGADDYVTKPFSNRELVARVKANLRRRSIVKKVESANEDTSTKNIAIGNLVIMPDAYIVEKEGKKIELTHREFELLYYLAQHMDQVMTREHLLQTVWGYDYFGDVRTVDVTVHRLREKIEDNPIQPQILVTRRGVGYYVKQPTEE; from the coding sequence ATGCCAAAGAAAATTCTCGTAGTCGATGACGAAAAACCGATTTCAGATATAATAAAATTTAACCTGACTAAGGAAGGCTTCGACGTCGACACTGCCTATGATGGCGAAGAAGCCATCAAAAAAGTTGATGAATATAATCCCGATTTGATGATTTTGGACTTAATGTTGCCAAAAAAGGACGGCTTGGATGTTGCCCGCGAAGTGCGGCAGACACATGATATGCCGATCATTATGGTAACTGCCAAAGATACAGAAATTGATAAAGTATTGGGCCTTGAAATGGGGGCCGATGACTATGTTACTAAACCTTTCTCCAACCGTGAATTGGTTGCCAGAGTTAAGGCTAATTTGCGTCGGCGCAGCATAGTTAAAAAAGTTGAAAGTGCCAACGAAGATACTTCAACTAAAAATATTGCCATTGGCAATTTGGTAATTATGCCTGACGCGTACATTGTAGAAAAAGAAGGCAAAAAAATCGAGTTGACTCACCGTGAGTTTGAGTTACTCTATTATCTAGCTCAGCATATGGATCAAGTAATGACCCGGGAGCACTTACTGCAGACAGTTTGGGGATATGACTACTTCGGTGATGTCCGGACTGTTGACGTAACGGTTCACCGTTTACGTGAAAAAATTGAGGACAATCCAATTCAGCCGCAGATTTTAGTGACTCGCCGTGGCGTTGGCTATTATGTAAAGCAGCCTACTGAAGAATAA
- a CDS encoding YycH family regulatory protein, giving the protein MIGMKSRFKFSDILLSVGTFIVFALSIVLWIFIMTNDQYFSRIDQTNNVSQNSRSRRSRIIYNLYLPTSAYGFKNGQPYRLYDAKKNLPLEYIKDLKEVKYKNIREVSSNQKEYEAMLNDPKYLQLTFPNEVSVNLFTKKNLKSTDQTFRRSFISPSNDVLYLGNDKTTTIYRVEIANANFNRLREYAAKSRAKKPVKFVRMKNSYETFYDQPENWRVYSYLTNTQTDSYFVSRLLGTANVTSSNNKKGWTTYSLNYYTKLRVPDTKAGRHDMLYTRYEKQKNLSENDCLIDSVEYVHKLGLSEQDLRYFDTTKDKLSYSNYIEGMPVFMGKHSPQVSTKLTQDTEEVAFSNLELQIPIPFDGQTRTLPATGTVIQRLVNAGLKKTEIQRIIVAYRIEKDHSHDSLVNLIPTYYIKAYDQWKSAQEWEKQDFNKLAVKSQGEGK; this is encoded by the coding sequence ATGATTGGGATGAAGTCTAGGTTTAAGTTTAGCGACATATTATTATCGGTTGGTACTTTTATCGTTTTCGCCCTTTCAATCGTCTTGTGGATTTTTATTATGACCAATGATCAGTATTTTAGCCGAATTGATCAGACTAATAACGTTAGTCAAAATTCACGCAGTCGTCGGAGCCGGATCATCTATAATCTTTATTTGCCGACCAGTGCTTATGGCTTTAAAAATGGGCAGCCATACCGCTTATATGATGCTAAAAAGAATTTACCACTCGAATATATCAAAGACCTAAAAGAAGTAAAATATAAAAATATTAGGGAAGTTAGCTCTAATCAAAAAGAATATGAAGCGATGCTCAATGACCCTAAGTATTTGCAATTGACTTTCCCTAATGAAGTCAGTGTGAATCTGTTTACGAAGAAAAATTTAAAAAGTACGGATCAAACATTTCGGCGCTCGTTTATCTCGCCAAGTAATGATGTCCTTTACCTTGGCAATGACAAAACGACAACAATCTATCGCGTTGAGATAGCTAATGCCAACTTTAATCGCTTGCGCGAATATGCCGCTAAGTCACGAGCTAAAAAACCGGTTAAATTTGTGCGGATGAAAAATAGTTACGAAACTTTTTATGATCAACCTGAAAACTGGCGGGTTTATAGTTACTTGACCAACACCCAGACTGATTCTTATTTTGTCTCGCGCTTACTAGGTACGGCAAATGTTACCTCGAGCAATAATAAAAAAGGGTGGACCACGTATTCACTCAATTATTACACCAAATTGCGGGTGCCCGATACTAAAGCCGGCCGGCATGATATGCTCTATACCCGTTATGAAAAGCAGAAAAATTTAAGTGAAAATGACTGCTTGATTGATAGCGTCGAGTATGTGCATAAATTAGGACTAAGTGAGCAGGATCTGCGCTATTTTGATACAACTAAAGACAAGCTAAGCTATAGCAATTACATTGAAGGCATGCCTGTTTTCATGGGGAAACACAGTCCTCAGGTCAGCACGAAATTGACGCAAGATACCGAAGAAGTTGCCTTTAGTAATTTAGAACTGCAAATTCCCATTCCATTTGATGGGCAAACACGGACACTGCCTGCTACTGGCACGGTGATCCAGCGTCTGGTTAATGCCGGTTTAAAAAAGACGGAAATTCAACGAATAATTGTGGCATATCGAATTGAAAAAGATCATAGTCATGATAGCTTGGTCAACTTGATTCCAACATATTACATTAAAGCCTACGACCAGTGGAAGAGTGCGCAAGAATGGGAAAAGCAAGATTTTAATAAGCTAGCGGTGAAAAGTCAGGGAGAAGGTAAGTAA
- the rlmH gene encoding 23S rRNA (pseudouridine(1915)-N(3))-methyltransferase RlmH, producing MNIKIVCVGKLKEKYFKDAIAEYQKRLSRFAKVELVQVPDEKAPEKLSAAEQEKVKELEGQRILNKIKDKEYVYVTAIKGKERTSEAFAQELKDLATYGHSDVTFVIGGSLGTSQAVNKRADELLSFGKLTMPHQLMRVVLIEQIYRCFMINSGSPYHK from the coding sequence ATGAATATCAAAATCGTCTGTGTAGGTAAGTTAAAAGAAAAATATTTTAAAGATGCGATTGCCGAGTATCAAAAGCGGCTCAGTCGTTTTGCTAAAGTTGAGTTAGTGCAAGTACCTGATGAAAAAGCACCAGAAAAACTCAGTGCTGCTGAACAAGAAAAGGTTAAAGAACTTGAAGGTCAGCGTATTCTTAATAAAATAAAGGACAAGGAATATGTTTATGTCACTGCAATTAAAGGCAAAGAAAGAACTAGTGAAGCATTTGCACAGGAATTAAAGGATTTGGCTACTTACGGCCACTCTGACGTAACTTTTGTCATTGGTGGCAGTCTTGGTACAAGCCAGGCTGTGAATAAGCGTGCGGATGAATTATTGAGCTTTGGAAAGCTAACAATGCCCCATCAACTAATGCGAGTGGTTCTAATTGAACAAATTTACCGCTGCTTTATGATTAATAGTGGCAGCCCATACCATAAATAA
- the walK gene encoding cell wall metabolism sensor histidine kinase WalK — protein MKKLKNKFKHLTISINTTLAIVFMAMIIATIEVIGAYFTRQLEQNSIENFQSSIQVLPIVSNQLSAQLLKDDRHTNSNLNRIVGDYSNGIGTISEIIVVDNKDIIRAVSNLNDKKRIGQRVNNTLVKQVTSTGRQATKVINDHGDFMIQVTPLTAGNGSANTVGAIYVRASMQGVFNDLRNISLMFLVTSLIAAVMGAILSLVVSHAITKPIEEMQSQALNIADGDYSSQVKIYSNDELGQLGQAFNTLSVRIERSQEESESEQRRLDSVLSHMSDGVLATDRHGNVNVVNQMALSFLNTTEDQIINKPIASVLGLDETSQDLIASQKGIVLTVNQGTRDEVILHASFSLIKRVTGFVSGSVCVLHDITEQQKNENSQKQFVSNVSHELRTPLTSLHAYIETLNEGAWKDPKIAPQFLQVTQEETERMIRMINELLSLSRMDRGVSKVDVEWVNFNDFVSHILDRFDMIVKTDAKEGKKKYTIKRSLSSQALWVEIDTDKFAQVIDNIMNNAIKYSPDGGVITIKLRQERQQIILSIADQGLGIPREDLSKIFDRFYRVDKARSREQGGTGLGLAIAKEIVEEHHGKIWANSSEGKGSTFYIALPYEPMSEGDDWDEV, from the coding sequence ATGAAGAAACTAAAAAATAAGTTTAAACATTTAACAATTTCGATTAACACAACTTTAGCCATTGTCTTTATGGCGATGATCATTGCCACAATTGAAGTAATTGGGGCTTATTTTACGCGCCAATTAGAGCAAAATAGTATTGAAAACTTTCAGTCTTCAATTCAAGTGCTTCCTATTGTCAGCAACCAGTTGTCTGCACAGCTCTTAAAAGACGACCGGCATACAAACAGCAATTTAAACCGGATTGTTGGCGATTATAGCAATGGAATCGGCACAATTAGTGAAATTATTGTTGTTGATAATAAAGATATTATTCGGGCTGTGTCTAATCTAAATGATAAAAAACGCATCGGACAGAGGGTCAATAATACGTTGGTCAAGCAGGTTACCTCAACGGGCAGGCAAGCAACTAAGGTAATTAATGACCACGGCGATTTTATGATTCAGGTAACACCGCTTACTGCTGGTAACGGTTCTGCTAATACTGTCGGTGCAATTTACGTTCGAGCGTCAATGCAGGGCGTTTTTAATGACCTACGTAACATTTCATTAATGTTTTTGGTCACTTCTTTGATTGCCGCCGTGATGGGTGCCATCTTGTCTTTAGTCGTGTCGCATGCGATTACTAAGCCAATTGAAGAGATGCAGAGCCAAGCACTAAATATTGCTGACGGTGATTATTCTAGTCAGGTAAAAATATATTCTAATGATGAATTAGGACAATTGGGGCAAGCTTTTAATACATTGTCTGTCAGAATCGAGCGCTCACAAGAAGAGTCTGAAAGTGAACAGCGAAGGCTGGATAGCGTCTTGTCTCACATGAGTGACGGGGTTTTAGCGACTGATCGACACGGTAATGTTAATGTTGTTAACCAAATGGCACTTAGTTTTCTGAATACCACCGAGGACCAAATTATTAATAAGCCAATCGCCTCCGTTCTGGGCTTAGATGAAACCTCGCAGGATTTAATCGCCAGTCAAAAAGGTATTGTTTTAACTGTTAATCAGGGCACACGCGATGAAGTGATTTTACATGCTAGTTTTTCACTGATTAAAAGAGTGACGGGCTTTGTTTCTGGTAGTGTTTGTGTTTTACACGATATTACTGAGCAGCAAAAGAATGAAAATTCCCAAAAGCAATTCGTATCCAATGTTTCGCATGAATTGCGTACGCCGCTTACGAGCCTGCACGCCTATATTGAAACCCTGAATGAGGGGGCATGGAAGGATCCTAAGATTGCGCCGCAGTTCTTACAGGTTACCCAAGAAGAAACTGAGCGAATGATCCGGATGATTAATGAACTTTTGAGCTTGTCTCGCATGGATCGTGGGGTATCAAAAGTGGACGTTGAATGGGTCAACTTTAATGACTTCGTGTCTCATATTCTTGACCGCTTTGACATGATTGTAAAAACAGACGCTAAAGAAGGCAAAAAGAAATATACCATTAAGCGGAGCCTAAGCTCGCAGGCGTTATGGGTTGAAATTGATACCGATAAGTTTGCCCAAGTCATTGATAATATTATGAATAATGCAATCAAGTATTCGCCTGATGGTGGTGTGATTACGATTAAATTGCGCCAAGAACGGCAACAGATCATTTTAAGCATTGCTGATCAAGGCCTGGGAATTCCGCGGGAAGATCTTTCTAAAATTTTTGATCGTTTCTACCGGGTTGACAAAGCGCGTTCCCGTGAACAGGGCGGTACTGGTTTAGGGTTAGCCATTGCAAAAGAAATTGTGGAAGAACACCACGGTAAGATTTGGGCTAATAGTAGCGAAGGCAAAGGCTCAACCTTCTATATTGCTTTGCCATATGAACCGATGAGTGAAGGGGATGATTGGGATGAAGTCTAG
- a CDS encoding two-component system regulatory protein YycI gives MDRKRIEWLFFVVFLLIDLYLGIEIWRSPISLSSTAGTTSTSIRAEMRADGIDLPLHLSHKQQSGYYLAAKNRDYLSRKTNGLTQVTTHYSKADNSLTGTPKAVVLLNGNRKKILQQLEDFKNDPENVPYGKKFVYDQSMSGDDTYCYVQKTSYGQIYDGDAQLTINVHNNQITNYTLSYMGPISSVRESQLIISPWHAVKAMYTDREISNNSRVIQVKLGYSKLTEVRGSTIMLPTWLILVESKATKNITVKRVNAFTAQILQSGSYNVQKN, from the coding sequence ATGGATAGAAAAAGAATTGAATGGCTATTTTTCGTTGTTTTCCTATTAATTGACCTTTACCTAGGAATCGAAATCTGGCGCTCACCGATTAGTCTAAGTTCGACTGCAGGAACGACTTCTACCAGTATTAGAGCGGAAATGCGGGCAGATGGAATTGACCTTCCCCTGCATCTGTCACATAAGCAACAATCAGGCTATTATTTAGCAGCAAAAAATCGGGACTATCTATCCCGTAAAACTAATGGCTTAACGCAAGTGACAACCCATTATTCAAAAGCGGACAATTCTTTAACGGGTACGCCGAAGGCTGTAGTACTACTCAATGGTAATCGGAAAAAAATCTTGCAGCAGCTAGAAGATTTTAAAAATGACCCGGAAAATGTTCCTTATGGGAAAAAGTTTGTGTACGACCAAAGTATGTCGGGGGATGATACTTACTGCTATGTGCAAAAGACGTCTTATGGTCAAATTTATGATGGTGATGCACAATTGACAATTAATGTGCATAATAATCAGATTACTAACTACACGCTTTCTTACATGGGACCGATTAGTTCTGTGCGTGAATCGCAACTAATTATTAGCCCGTGGCATGCGGTGAAGGCCATGTATACTGACCGTGAAATCAGTAATAACTCGCGGGTAATTCAAGTAAAATTGGGCTATTCTAAATTGACTGAAGTACGTGGCAGCACCATAATGCTTCCTACCTGGTTGATTTTAGTCGAAAGCAAAGCAACCAAAAATATTACGGTTAAACGGGTTAATGCTTTTACAGCGCAAATTTTGCAGAGTGGCTCGTATAATGTCCAGAAAAATTAG
- a CDS encoding LacI family DNA-binding transcriptional regulator, whose product MKKVGIREVAQEANVSTATVSRVLNNRGYISQETRDKVQAAMKKLEYYPNDLARALYKKRTYTVGLIFPSNVHPFQAELIQDIEYLLSNQGYKVLLCNSLNNPEKEIAYLTMLKKNQVDGIIVGTHNKHIDGYKNTKLPVIAIDRDLGKNTATVSCDNYAGGQMAVQLLIDRGCKQILDIRGDSSIKLPANERTVAYRDLMKKYSLESHVLEVPFVLAADQKRQIIEDYLGSHPQIDGIFAGDDLLASLAIFYLETHHKKVPDDVKVIGFDGAKETLLYNPRLTTIRQPIEQIARTATEKLINEIKGQKETDQLKLPVTLFTGHTV is encoded by the coding sequence ATGAAAAAAGTCGGAATTCGTGAAGTCGCGCAGGAGGCTAATGTTTCTACTGCAACAGTATCCCGGGTCTTAAATAATCGGGGATATATTAGCCAAGAAACGCGGGATAAGGTGCAGGCGGCAATGAAAAAGCTGGAATATTATCCCAATGACTTAGCAAGAGCCTTATATAAGAAAAGAACATATACGGTTGGCCTAATTTTTCCCTCAAATGTGCATCCGTTTCAGGCGGAATTGATTCAGGACATTGAATATTTACTGTCAAATCAGGGGTATAAAGTTTTATTGTGCAATAGTCTAAATAATCCGGAAAAAGAAATTGCCTACTTAACGATGCTCAAAAAGAATCAAGTAGACGGTATTATTGTTGGTACGCATAATAAGCATATTGATGGCTATAAGAACACGAAATTGCCGGTAATAGCAATTGACCGTGATTTAGGAAAGAATACGGCAACGGTGTCCTGTGATAATTATGCTGGTGGTCAAATGGCCGTCCAATTGCTAATTGACCGTGGCTGTAAACAAATACTTGATATCCGGGGGGATAGTTCGATTAAGTTACCAGCAAACGAGCGAACAGTGGCTTACCGGGATTTAATGAAAAAATACAGCCTAGAGTCGCATGTTTTGGAGGTACCGTTTGTGTTAGCGGCAGACCAAAAACGGCAAATTATTGAGGATTATTTAGGTAGCCACCCCCAAATTGACGGTATTTTTGCTGGAGACGATTTATTGGCTTCATTGGCTATTTTTTACTTGGAAACACACCATAAAAAAGTTCCTGACGATGTTAAAGTTATTGGTTTTGATGGGGCAAAAGAGACGCTCTTATATAATCCGCGCTTGACGACAATTAGGCAGCCGATTGAACAAATTGCACGGACTGCTACTGAAAAGCTGATAAATGAAATAAAAGGTCAAAAAGAAACAGATCAATTAAAACTACCAGTAACCTTATTTACTGGGCATACAGTCTAA